Proteins from a genomic interval of Chroococcidiopsis thermalis PCC 7203:
- the acnB gene encoding bifunctional aconitate hydratase 2/2-methylisocitrate dehydratase encodes MLEQYRQQVAERGALGIPPLPLDAAQTSDLCELLKHPPAGEEETLLHLLRDRIPPGVDPAAYVKAGFLTAVAKGDVTSPLVSPTDAIALLGTMVGGYNVRSLIDLLSAEATLAAAAAKALSKIALVYESYHDVLDLSSEGNPYAKQVVDSWANAEWFTSRPTLPEAITVTVFKVPGETNTDDLSPAPHATTRPDIPLHALVMLESRQPGSLETIAQLKQKGHPVAYVGDVVGTGSSRKSAINSVLWHIGQDIPCIPNKRAGGYILGSAIAPIFFNTAEDAGALPIQCDVTQMETGMVITIHPYKGEITNEAGEVISTFTLKPDTILDEVRAGGRIPLLIGRTLTDKTRTALGLESSPIFTRPKQPVDTGKGFTLAQKMVGKACGLAGVRPGTYCEPIMTTVGSQDTTGPMTRDELKELACLGFSADLVMQSFCHTAAYPKPVDVKVHHELPDFMSSRAGVALRPGDGIIHSWLNRMLLPDTVGTGGDSHTRFPLGISFPAGSGLVAFAAALGVMPLDMPESVLVRFKGELQPGVTLRDIVNAIPYVAIQKGLLTVAKQNKKNIFSGRIMEIEGLPDLKVEQAFELTDATAERSCAGCTIKLSIETVSEYLRSNIALMKNMVARGYQDAKTIMRRVAKMEEWLANPVLMEGDADAEYAEIIEIDLNEIKEPIVAAPNDPDNVKLLSEVENDPVQEVFVGSCMTNIGHYRATAKVLEGAGAVKTRLWICPPTRMDEKQLKEEGVYGVFGAAGARTEMPGCSLCMGNQARVEDGVTVFSTSTRNFNNRMGKDAQVYLGSAELAAVCALLGRLPSVQEYMDIVAHKIHPFAGDLYRYLNFDQISGFADEGRVIPLEEMPRIEDILGMPTAASKS; translated from the coding sequence ATGCTGGAACAATATCGGCAGCAAGTAGCAGAACGCGGGGCATTAGGTATTCCGCCGTTACCATTGGATGCGGCACAAACATCGGATTTGTGTGAATTGCTGAAACATCCGCCTGCTGGGGAAGAGGAGACATTGCTGCACCTGTTGCGCGATCGCATTCCTCCTGGTGTCGATCCGGCGGCTTATGTCAAGGCTGGGTTTTTAACGGCTGTGGCTAAGGGTGACGTGACGAGTCCCCTTGTTTCCCCTACAGATGCGATCGCTTTATTGGGGACGATGGTAGGCGGTTATAACGTGCGATCGCTAATCGATCTACTCAGTGCGGAGGCGACTTTAGCTGCTGCTGCTGCCAAGGCTTTGAGTAAGATCGCTCTAGTTTATGAGTCTTACCACGATGTTTTGGATTTGTCAAGTGAAGGCAATCCTTACGCTAAGCAGGTAGTTGATTCTTGGGCAAATGCCGAGTGGTTCACTTCTCGCCCGACTTTACCTGAAGCTATCACCGTCACTGTATTTAAAGTGCCTGGGGAGACGAACACGGACGATTTATCTCCTGCACCCCATGCTACTACACGCCCTGATATTCCCTTACATGCCTTAGTGATGTTGGAATCGCGGCAACCTGGTAGTTTAGAAACGATCGCTCAGTTAAAGCAAAAAGGACATCCTGTAGCTTATGTTGGCGATGTTGTCGGTACGGGTTCTTCCCGCAAGTCGGCAATTAACTCGGTGTTGTGGCATATCGGTCAAGATATTCCCTGCATTCCCAACAAGCGGGCAGGGGGGTATATTTTAGGTAGTGCGATCGCGCCAATTTTCTTCAATACAGCTGAGGATGCTGGTGCATTGCCAATTCAGTGTGATGTCACCCAGATGGAAACGGGTATGGTAATTACCATCCATCCTTATAAAGGGGAAATTACCAACGAAGCAGGCGAAGTTATCTCTACCTTCACTCTCAAACCCGACACGATTTTAGATGAAGTGCGTGCAGGCGGGCGTATCCCGTTATTAATTGGACGTACTCTCACCGATAAAACTCGCACGGCATTGGGATTAGAATCGAGTCCTATTTTCACTCGTCCCAAGCAACCAGTTGATACGGGTAAAGGCTTCACTCTAGCGCAAAAGATGGTGGGTAAAGCTTGCGGTTTAGCTGGTGTGCGTCCTGGGACTTACTGCGAACCGATTATGACTACTGTTGGTTCCCAGGATACCACGGGACCCATGACGCGCGATGAGTTGAAAGAACTTGCATGTTTGGGTTTCAGTGCTGACTTGGTGATGCAAAGTTTCTGTCATACGGCAGCTTATCCCAAACCTGTAGATGTGAAAGTTCACCACGAACTCCCCGATTTCATGTCTTCTCGCGCTGGCGTTGCCTTGCGTCCTGGGGATGGTATCATTCACTCTTGGTTAAATCGGATGCTGTTACCCGATACTGTCGGGACTGGTGGCGATTCTCACACCCGCTTTCCTTTGGGAATTTCTTTCCCTGCTGGTTCTGGGTTGGTAGCGTTTGCAGCGGCTTTAGGTGTAATGCCTTTGGATATGCCGGAATCTGTTTTAGTTAGATTCAAAGGTGAGTTGCAACCAGGTGTAACGCTGCGAGATATTGTCAACGCTATTCCCTACGTTGCTATCCAAAAAGGCTTGCTGACGGTAGCCAAACAGAATAAGAAAAATATCTTTTCTGGACGGATTATGGAAATAGAAGGCTTGCCGGATTTAAAAGTCGAACAAGCTTTTGAACTCACCGATGCGACAGCAGAAAGATCTTGTGCGGGTTGTACCATCAAATTGAGTATCGAAACTGTTTCCGAATATTTGCGTTCTAATATCGCGCTGATGAAAAATATGGTAGCGCGGGGTTATCAGGATGCTAAAACTATCATGCGGCGCGTTGCCAAGATGGAAGAATGGTTAGCAAATCCTGTGTTGATGGAAGGCGATGCTGATGCAGAATATGCCGAAATCATCGAAATTGATTTGAATGAAATCAAGGAACCAATTGTTGCCGCACCTAACGATCCTGACAACGTGAAATTGTTATCGGAAGTGGAAAACGATCCGGTACAAGAAGTATTTGTTGGTTCCTGTATGACTAATATCGGTCATTATCGGGCAACCGCGAAAGTATTAGAAGGTGCTGGCGCTGTTAAAACTCGTTTGTGGATTTGTCCGCCTACCCGCATGGATGAAAAACAACTCAAGGAAGAGGGTGTTTACGGTGTGTTTGGTGCGGCTGGTGCGAGAACAGAAATGCCTGGTTGCAGTTTATGTATGGGTAATCAGGCGCGGGTTGAAGATGGCGTAACGGTGTTTTCTACTTCTACGCGCAACTTCAATAACCGCATGGGTAAAGATGCCCAAGTTTACCTCGGTTCGGCAGAATTAGCTGCTGTTTGTGCGTTGCTCGGTCGTCTGCCTTCCGTACAGGAATATATGGACATCGTAGCGCATAAAATTCATCCTTTTGCTGGCGATTTGTATCGTTATTTAAACTTCGACCAAATCTCAGGTTTTGCGGATGAGGGAAGGGTAATTCCTTTAGAAGAGATGCCTCGGATTGAGGATATTTTGGGAATGCCTACGGCTGCTAGTAAGTCATAA
- a CDS encoding 2Fe-2S iron-sulfur cluster-binding protein: MSQTYTVQIHHQGETHTIQVPEDKIILRAATAAGLDLPSSCNAGVCTTCAGKILEGTVDQSDGMGVSPELQQQGYVLLCVARPRSDLKIETEKEDELYDLQFGQPQK, encoded by the coding sequence ATGTCTCAAACTTACACGGTTCAAATCCATCACCAAGGCGAAACTCACACGATCCAAGTCCCAGAAGACAAAATCATTTTACGGGCTGCTACTGCTGCTGGGCTAGACTTGCCGAGTTCTTGTAATGCAGGCGTTTGTACTACCTGCGCTGGCAAAATTCTAGAAGGAACTGTAGATCAAAGCGATGGAATGGGTGTGAGTCCCGAACTTCAACAACAAGGCTATGTCTTGCTATGTGTTGCCCGTCCCCGTTCCGATTTGAAAATTGAAACGGAAAAAGAAGACGAGTTATACGATTTGCAATTTGGACAACCCCAGAAGTGA
- a CDS encoding DUF3326 domain-containing protein, producing MNRLYTALLIVPTGIGAAIGGYAGDAMPVARTLASVCDRLITHPNVLNGAQLYWSLPNAFYVEGYGLDKFAAGCWGLRPIHQNRIGLILDKGIETDLRLRHLQAADAARATLGLNLTDYVITDAPLNVELRTATSGASWGTIGNPDSLLRAAEVLISKAGAEAIAVVARFPDDIGSEALQNYRHGQGVDPLAGAEAIISHLIVKTFQIPCAHSPALSPLPLDPDLSPRSAAEELGYTFLPSVLVGLSRAPQFVVNPHRVETLPGTSLQPPRHITSLHEDIWAKEVDAVVIPATACGSSAVLSLSQSQAQIITVAENQTTMQVPPAPLGIKAIAVNSYLEAIGVMAAHKAGVNPTVLCGAIANLHCLSTTDD from the coding sequence ATGAATCGTCTCTACACAGCCCTCTTAATCGTCCCTACTGGAATTGGGGCAGCTATTGGTGGTTATGCTGGTGATGCAATGCCCGTTGCTAGAACACTTGCTTCGGTATGCGATCGCCTCATCACTCACCCGAACGTCCTCAATGGCGCACAATTATACTGGTCTTTACCTAATGCTTTCTATGTTGAAGGCTACGGACTTGACAAATTCGCAGCGGGATGCTGGGGTTTACGTCCAATACATCAAAATCGCATAGGTTTAATTCTTGACAAAGGAATAGAGACAGATTTGCGACTGCGACATCTCCAAGCTGCGGATGCGGCTAGGGCAACTTTGGGGTTAAATTTAACCGACTATGTTATTACTGATGCGCCTTTGAATGTGGAATTGCGGACTGCTACTTCTGGGGCGAGTTGGGGAACAATTGGCAATCCCGATAGTTTGTTACGGGCGGCGGAAGTATTGATAAGTAAAGCTGGGGCAGAAGCGATCGCAGTGGTTGCCCGTTTCCCTGATGATATTGGTAGCGAAGCATTGCAAAACTATCGTCACGGACAAGGAGTCGATCCGCTAGCGGGTGCGGAAGCGATTATCAGCCATTTAATTGTCAAAACTTTTCAAATTCCCTGCGCCCATTCTCCCGCGTTATCACCTTTACCCCTCGATCCCGATTTGTCTCCTCGTTCGGCGGCGGAAGAATTGGGATATACATTTTTGCCTAGCGTTTTAGTTGGGTTAAGTCGCGCCCCTCAATTTGTTGTCAATCCACACCGTGTAGAGACGTTACCTGGAACGTCTCTACAACCTCCACGACATATAACGTCTCTACATGAAGATATTTGGGCAAAGGAAGTCGATGCTGTCGTCATCCCTGCCACGGCTTGCGGTAGTAGTGCCGTCCTCAGTTTAAGCCAATCCCAGGCGCAAATTATTACTGTGGCAGAAAATCAAACTACCATGCAAGTGCCACCCGCACCACTGGGAATCAAAGCGATCGCAGTAAACTCGTATTTAGAGGCAATCGGTGTTATGGCTGCCCATAAAGCAGGTGTGAATCCAACTGTCCTTTGTGGGGCGATCGCAAATTTACATTGCTTATCTACCACAGATGACTAG
- a CDS encoding CPBP family intramembrane glutamic endopeptidase — translation MTSHSPILSLTPNRPAISVSQQQDPSLQPLSRLQILMLMGVTAVVFLIISKLWLRFGSVSLLSVSWDAGSILTGIGLGLIITSASFVVYRLWPAYRRSSDFYLEFVLKPLLLPDIIWVGLLPGLSEELLFRGVMLPALGLNATGIAISSLCFGALHLSGSQQWSYVVWATIVGVLLGFSAVVTHNLLVPIVAHTFTNLISSYLWKIGQSNS, via the coding sequence ATGACTAGCCATAGCCCTATACTATCACTAACCCCTAACCGCCCTGCCATTTCCGTGAGTCAGCAGCAAGATCCGAGTCTTCAACCTTTGTCGCGCCTCCAAATTTTAATGTTGATGGGTGTGACTGCTGTAGTATTTTTAATAATCTCAAAACTCTGGTTAAGATTTGGTTCCGTGTCCCTCTTAAGTGTTAGTTGGGATGCCGGATCTATACTTACAGGCATTGGTCTAGGACTCATTATTACTTCTGCTAGCTTTGTAGTTTATCGATTGTGGCCCGCATATCGTCGTAGTTCGGATTTCTATCTAGAATTTGTTCTCAAGCCATTGTTACTACCAGACATTATCTGGGTAGGGTTATTACCAGGGCTGAGTGAAGAATTATTATTTCGAGGGGTCATGCTACCAGCACTCGGTTTAAATGCTACTGGCATTGCCATATCAAGTCTATGCTTCGGTGCTTTACATCTGAGTGGTTCTCAGCAATGGTCTTATGTTGTTTGGGCAACTATAGTAGGTGTATTGCTAGGATTCAGTGCTGTAGTCACGCACAATTTATTAGTTCCAATTGTGGCGCACACGTTTACAAATTTAATTTCTAGCTATCTTTGGAAAATAGGACAATCTAATTCGTAG
- a CDS encoding PIG-L deacetylase family protein, which translates to MLKFNFEEKSDSHYNILCLGAHCDDIEIGCGGTILKLIEKYQNLVFYWVVFSSNSQREKEAYESAKQFLKGTQIKNIAIANFRDGFLPFMAIEVKELFESLKQEFQPDLILTHYRNDLHQDHRLISDLTWNTFRNHLILEYEIPKYDGDLGIPNFFVHLDSIICQHKTHLILSSFQSQIEKQWFTEETFLSILRIRGIESNAPEKYAEAFYCRKIVF; encoded by the coding sequence ATGCTTAAATTCAACTTTGAGGAGAAAAGCGATTCGCATTATAATATCCTGTGTTTGGGAGCGCACTGCGATGATATTGAAATTGGGTGTGGAGGTACAATTTTAAAACTGATAGAAAAATATCAGAATCTTGTTTTCTACTGGGTGGTATTTAGCTCGAATTCACAAAGAGAAAAAGAGGCTTATGAGAGTGCTAAACAGTTTTTAAAAGGAACGCAAATAAAAAATATTGCGATCGCAAATTTTCGAGATGGATTTTTGCCTTTTATGGCGATTGAAGTTAAGGAACTTTTTGAAAGCTTAAAACAAGAATTTCAGCCCGATCTTATTTTGACTCATTACCGTAACGACCTACATCAAGATCATCGATTAATTTCTGATTTAACTTGGAATACCTTCAGAAATCATCTAATTTTAGAATATGAAATTCCCAAGTACGATGGCGATTTAGGTATACCTAATTTCTTTGTTCATTTAGATTCAATAATTTGCCAGCATAAAACCCACTTAATTCTCAGTAGTTTTCAGTCTCAAATAGAAAAGCAGTGGTTTACTGAAGAAACCTTTTTATCAATTTTAAGAATCCGGGGAATTGAATCGAATGCACCAGAAAAATACGCAGAGGCTTTTTACTGTCGTAAAATTGTTTTTTAA